The Thermosulfurimonas sp. F29 genome includes a window with the following:
- a CDS encoding flagellar basal body P-ring protein FlgI — protein sequence MRKGLLVIVSLLILCGTLQGARIKDLVTVEGVRANQLVGYGLVVGLKGTGDGDQTKFTVQSVVNMLERFGIRVPRAQVKLKNVAAVMVTAELPPFVKPGQRIDVLVSSIGDAKSLQGGTLLLTPLRGPDGKVYALAQGPVSIGGFGAAGAGAAVQVNHPTVGRVPNGAVVERAVPVNLNGRDHLLLSFRVTDFTTVSRAVSAINAALHGPYASALDGRTLRLAVPPAYRGRVVELLARVGELEVEPDMPARVVIDERTGTVVMGENVRISRVAVAHGNLSVEIRETPQVVQPQPFAGGQTAVVPRTQIRAREQKARIVVLEEGASIGELVRALNAVGATPRDLIAVLQAIKAAGALQAELVII from the coding sequence ATGCGCAAGGGACTTCTGGTCATAGTTTCCCTCCTGATCCTTTGCGGAACGCTTCAGGGGGCCCGCATCAAGGACCTGGTCACCGTGGAGGGGGTGCGGGCCAATCAGCTGGTGGGCTACGGTCTGGTGGTGGGGCTCAAGGGGACCGGTGACGGCGACCAGACCAAGTTCACGGTGCAATCGGTGGTGAACATGCTCGAGCGTTTCGGGATCCGTGTCCCCCGGGCCCAGGTCAAGCTCAAGAATGTGGCGGCGGTGATGGTCACGGCGGAGCTGCCTCCCTTCGTGAAACCCGGACAGAGGATCGATGTGCTGGTCTCCTCCATAGGCGATGCCAAGAGCCTCCAGGGGGGAACGCTTCTTCTCACCCCGCTTCGGGGGCCGGACGGAAAGGTCTACGCCCTGGCTCAGGGACCGGTCTCCATAGGGGGGTTCGGGGCCGCCGGGGCCGGGGCGGCGGTGCAGGTCAATCATCCCACCGTGGGAAGGGTCCCCAACGGGGCCGTGGTGGAAAGAGCCGTCCCGGTGAACCTCAACGGAAGGGATCATCTCCTCCTTTCCTTTCGGGTAACCGACTTCACCACGGTTTCCCGGGCGGTTTCCGCCATCAACGCCGCCCTTCACGGCCCTTACGCCAGCGCCCTCGACGGACGCACCCTGCGGCTCGCGGTGCCCCCGGCCTACCGGGGGCGGGTGGTGGAGTTGCTGGCCCGGGTGGGAGAGCTTGAGGTGGAACCGGATATGCCCGCCCGGGTGGTCATCGACGAACGCACCGGCACGGTGGTCATGGGGGAGAATGTGCGCATCTCCAGGGTGGCGGTGGCCCACGGCAACCTCTCCGTGGAGATACGGGAGACCCCTCAGGTGGTTCAGCCGCAACCCTTCGCCGGGGGACAGACCGCGGTGGTGCCGCGAACCCAGATCCGGGCCCGGGAGCAGAAGGCCCGCATCGTGGTGCTCGAGGAGGGGGCCAGCATAGGCGAGCTGGTGCGGGCGCTCAACGCCGTGGGAGCCACCCCCAGAGACCTCATCGCCGTGCTTCAGGCCATAAAGGCCGCCGGAGCCCTCCAGGCCGAACTGGTAATCATCTGA
- the flgG gene encoding flagellar basal-body rod protein FlgG, which produces MIRALWSAATGMQGQQLQLDTIANNLANVNTPGFKKSRVDFEDLFYQKLKMAGAMTAEGTQVPVGMEIGLGVRPVAVHKLFTQGEYQQTNQELDWAIEGRGFFKVLVNGEELYTRAGNFKIDRDGYIVTANGARLQPEFVVPAGTVRIEVTPDGMISALDANGNTLAQTQLLLYDFVNPAGLEPIGRNLYRATDAAGDPIEGNPGTQGLGTIAQGYLEMSNVDVVEEMVKMIITQRAYEANSKGILTADQMLEMANNLKR; this is translated from the coding sequence ATGATTCGGGCCCTGTGGAGCGCGGCCACCGGGATGCAGGGGCAACAGCTTCAGCTCGACACCATCGCCAACAACCTGGCCAATGTGAACACCCCCGGGTTCAAGAAAAGCCGGGTGGACTTCGAGGACCTCTTCTACCAGAAGCTCAAGATGGCCGGAGCCATGACCGCGGAGGGCACGCAGGTGCCGGTGGGCATGGAGATCGGACTGGGGGTAAGACCCGTGGCGGTGCACAAACTCTTCACCCAGGGCGAGTACCAGCAGACCAATCAGGAGCTCGACTGGGCCATCGAGGGCCGGGGTTTCTTCAAGGTCCTGGTGAACGGGGAGGAGCTTTACACCCGGGCCGGGAATTTCAAGATCGACCGGGACGGTTACATCGTTACCGCGAACGGGGCACGGTTGCAGCCGGAGTTCGTGGTCCCGGCGGGGACGGTCCGTATAGAGGTAACCCCCGACGGGATGATCTCCGCCCTGGACGCCAACGGAAACACCCTGGCCCAGACCCAGCTCCTTCTCTACGACTTCGTCAATCCCGCGGGGCTTGAACCCATCGGACGCAATCTTTACCGGGCCACGGACGCCGCCGGAGACCCCATCGAGGGCAACCCCGGCACCCAGGGCCTGGGCACCATCGCCCAGGGATACCTCGAGATGTCCAATGTGGATGTGGTGGAGGAGATGGTGAAGATGATCATCACCCAGCGGGCCTACGAGGCCAACTCCAAGGGCATCCTCACCGCGGACCAGATGCTTGAGATGGCCAACAACCTCAAGAGGTAG
- the flgF gene encoding flagellar basal-body rod protein FlgF, which produces MRGLKVNPQLGLLEGLEAGRLLERRLAVTTNNLANVDTPGFKRDGVTFHEYLMRKIGPRYRRIYKEIREYTDFSQGEVEHTGNPLDVAIVGEGFFKVLTPEGVAYTRAGNFVLDREHRLVTPQGYPVLANGAPVILDPGLARGGLITLPEERIQIHDDGTISVDGTTVARLDIVTFDDLGKLRKVGRNLFRAEGARERPAENFQLRQGYLEKSNVNPLTEVVHLIEIHREFEAVQKALRSSDEATGRLLETAGRV; this is translated from the coding sequence ATGCGCGGGTTGAAGGTCAATCCACAGCTGGGGTTACTGGAGGGGCTTGAGGCCGGAAGGCTTCTCGAGAGGCGGCTGGCGGTGACCACCAACAACCTGGCCAATGTGGACACCCCGGGCTTCAAGCGCGACGGGGTCACCTTTCACGAATACCTCATGCGCAAGATCGGTCCCCGATATCGTCGCATCTACAAGGAAATCAGGGAATACACGGACTTTTCCCAGGGAGAGGTGGAGCACACGGGCAATCCCCTGGATGTGGCCATAGTGGGGGAGGGTTTCTTCAAGGTCCTCACCCCGGAGGGCGTGGCTTACACCCGGGCCGGAAACTTCGTCCTGGATCGGGAACACCGCCTGGTTACGCCCCAGGGGTACCCGGTCCTGGCTAACGGTGCGCCGGTGATCCTGGATCCGGGACTGGCCCGCGGAGGCCTCATTACCCTCCCCGAGGAAAGGATCCAGATCCACGACGACGGGACCATCTCCGTGGACGGAACCACCGTGGCCAGGCTGGACATAGTCACCTTCGACGACCTCGGAAAGCTCCGCAAGGTGGGACGGAATCTCTTTCGGGCCGAAGGGGCCCGGGAAAGACCCGCGGAAAACTTCCAGCTCCGTCAGGGGTATCTGGAAAAGTCCAATGTCAATCCCCTGACGGAGGTGGTCCACCTCATCGAGATTCACCGGGAATTCGAGGCGGTGCAGAAGGCCCTGCGGTCCTCGGACGAGGCCACGGGCCGTCTGCTTGAGACCGCCGGACGAGTCTAA
- the flgA gene encoding flagellar basal body P-ring formation chaperone FlgA — MREKTLELLKVLAFLGFLGAWTFLVLVWTGSFVRAETLDEDHFRALFRRVVVEALPWPAEDVEVVRLSAEPTPLEVPDGAVEKVHPVSPPRPGSNTLLVDYLVGGRLVARVRVLGYVEVRVPVVVLKRPVARGTVLGAGDLAVEKRPLTGLPQDVLSDPREAVGKMARYGIPAGRPLRASQLEVPPVIRRNQIVKIVARGRFLTVTAKGLARQDGRPGEIIRVRNLSSKREIYARVVDSQTVEVSF; from the coding sequence ATGAGGGAGAAAACCCTTGAACTGCTGAAAGTGCTCGCTTTCCTGGGTTTCCTTGGGGCCTGGACCTTCCTGGTTCTGGTCTGGACCGGAAGTTTCGTGAGGGCGGAAACCCTGGATGAAGACCACTTTCGGGCCCTCTTCCGCAGGGTGGTGGTGGAGGCCCTGCCCTGGCCGGCCGAGGATGTGGAGGTGGTGCGTCTTTCCGCGGAGCCCACCCCGCTGGAGGTCCCGGACGGGGCGGTGGAGAAGGTACATCCGGTCTCCCCTCCCCGACCCGGATCCAACACCCTCCTGGTGGACTATCTGGTGGGCGGTCGGCTCGTGGCCCGGGTGCGGGTCCTGGGATATGTGGAGGTCCGGGTACCGGTGGTGGTTCTCAAACGGCCGGTGGCCCGGGGCACGGTGCTCGGGGCCGGAGATCTCGCCGTGGAGAAGAGGCCGCTCACCGGGTTGCCTCAGGATGTGCTCTCTGATCCCCGGGAGGCGGTGGGCAAGATGGCCCGCTACGGTATTCCCGCGGGCCGTCCCCTCCGGGCCTCCCAGCTCGAGGTGCCCCCGGTGATCCGGCGCAACCAGATCGTAAAGATCGTGGCCCGGGGACGGTTCCTTACCGTAACCGCCAAGGGCCTGGCCCGTCAGGACGGACGGCCCGGAGAGATCATCCGGGTGAGAAACCTATCGAGCAAACGGGAGATCTACGCCCGGGTGGTGGACTCCCAGACCGTGGAGGTGAGCTTCTGA
- a CDS encoding flagellar basal body L-ring protein FlgH: MLVLVLAASCAYRQPAAIVPPPPPQVPELASTGESKPLSEGSLFSGGGVYIFEDHRARRVGDLVTIKIVENYQSSQQVANKGSRSTGLKAGIARLLGFEKYVEQHNPRFSSSQMFDSSYQYNLNAQSQQSRKTDIKATITARVVKVLPNGNLVVQAKRVVKQDADLEYIVLTGIVRPQDIDADNSVLSTQLSDVTLEYSGRGPNKEIVRGPGWVAQILHWIWLF; encoded by the coding sequence ATGCTCGTACTGGTGCTTGCGGCCTCCTGCGCCTACCGGCAACCCGCGGCCATCGTTCCCCCTCCGCCGCCGCAGGTGCCGGAACTCGCCTCCACCGGGGAGAGCAAACCCCTTTCGGAAGGGTCCCTGTTTTCCGGTGGAGGGGTTTACATCTTCGAGGATCACCGGGCCCGGCGGGTGGGGGATCTCGTAACCATCAAGATCGTGGAAAACTACCAGAGCAGCCAGCAGGTGGCCAACAAGGGCAGCCGCTCCACCGGTCTCAAGGCGGGAATAGCCAGACTTCTGGGCTTCGAAAAGTATGTGGAACAGCACAACCCGCGTTTTTCCTCGAGCCAGATGTTCGACTCCTCTTATCAATACAACCTCAACGCCCAGAGCCAGCAGAGCCGCAAGACCGACATCAAGGCCACCATCACGGCCCGGGTGGTGAAGGTGCTTCCCAACGGAAACCTGGTGGTGCAGGCCAAACGGGTGGTCAAGCAGGATGCCGACCTGGAATACATCGTGCTCACCGGGATCGTGCGTCCCCAGGACATAGACGCCGACAACTCGGTCCTTTCCACGCAGCTTTCGGATGTGACGCTGGAGTACAGCGGTCGCGGTCCGAACAAGGAGATCGTCCGGGGCCCGGGCTGGGTGGCCCAGATCCTCCACTGGATATGGCTTTTTTGA
- a CDS encoding flagellar protein FlgN, which yields MAKKTLMELKKALEEEREALLRGAIESVLRTASYKARLVEKAREEGLSEEDRELLKEILHLNERNKALIEAGLSFVEEAFAILRRAMTPEAGYGKAASGEARLISREA from the coding sequence ATGGCTAAAAAGACCCTGATGGAACTGAAAAAGGCCCTGGAGGAGGAGCGCGAGGCTCTGCTCAGGGGAGCCATCGAGAGCGTGCTCCGGACGGCTTCCTACAAGGCCCGTCTGGTGGAGAAGGCCCGGGAGGAAGGCCTTTCGGAGGAGGACCGGGAGCTTCTTAAAGAAATCTTGCACCTGAACGAACGCAACAAGGCCCTGATCGAGGCGGGGCTCTCTTTCGTGGAGGAGGCCTTTGCCATCCTGCGGCGGGCCATGACCCCGGAGGCCGGCTACGGCAAGGCCGCTTCCGGCGAGGCCCGCCTGATCTCCCGGGAGGCCTGA
- a CDS encoding rod-binding protein — protein MRVRGEGFEDLYRLENLARRDPDRALREACREFEAIFLETLLRGLERTVMRSGFFPETLEARIYRDFYYQELARDLSGHGLGIADLLYRQLAKYAELKDLSQHAEKGGR, from the coding sequence GTGAGGGTACGAGGTGAAGGTTTTGAAGACCTCTATCGTCTGGAAAACCTGGCCCGCCGGGATCCGGATCGGGCCCTGCGGGAGGCCTGCCGGGAATTCGAGGCCATCTTCCTGGAAACCCTTCTCCGGGGGCTCGAGCGCACGGTCATGCGCAGCGGATTCTTTCCCGAGACCCTGGAGGCCAGGATTTACCGCGATTTTTACTATCAGGAGCTGGCCCGGGACCTTTCCGGCCACGGCCTGGGCATTGCGGATCTCCTCTATCGTCAGCTCGCCAAGTACGCGGAATTAAAGGATCTTTCTCAACATGCCGAAAAAGGAGGTAGGTGA